TCCTGTCGTGGGTGGTCATCTCGGTGGTCGCCTACCTGGTGCTGCACTATGTGGTGTCGCGATCGGTGGAGGGACGCCGCCGCGCCTTCGACCGCTTCGCCCGCGACCTGGTGACGCTGGCCTTCCTGCTGGCCCTGGTGCCGCTGGTCTCGCTGATCTGGGAGACCGTGTCACAGGGTGCGGCACGGTTCGACTGGCAGTTCTTCACCAAGAGCATGTACGGCGTGATCGGCGGCGACGGCGGTGCCGGCCATGCCGTGCAGGGCACCCTCATCGTGACGGCCATCGCCACCCTCATCTCCGTGCCCATCGGCCTGCTGACCGCGGTGTACCTGGTGGAATACGGCCGCGGCAAGCTCGCCAACGCGATCACGCTGCTCGTGGACGTGATGACCGGCATCCCCTCGATCGTGGCCGGCCTGTTCGCCTATGCGCTGTTCGTGCTGGTGGTCGGGGTGGCCAATGCCACCATGGGCATCACCGGCGCCGTCGCCCTGTGCGTGCTGATGATCCCCTACATCGTGCGCTCCAGCGAGGAGATGCTGCAGCTGGTGCCCAGGTCGCTGCGCGAGGCCAGCTATGCGCTGGGCGTGCCGAAGTGGCGCACCATCCTCAAGGTGGTGATCCCCACCGCGCTGTCGGGCATCGTGTCGGGCATCGTGCTGGGCATCGCCCGTGTGATCGGCGAGACTGCACCGCTGCTCATCACGGCGGGCTTCGTCGACTGGAAGAACCCCGACCCTGTGAACGGCGCCATGGCGACGCTGCCGGTGTTCGTGTACAAGCAGTACATGACCCCCGGCGTGCCCCAGGCGCCCTACTATGCGCGCGCCTGGACCGGTGCGCTCACCCTCATTCTCATCGTCATGGTGCTCAACCTGCTCGGGCGACTCATCGCCGCCAGGTTTGCGCCCCACACCAGTAGGAAGTGACGTCATGGCAAAGCGCATCGAATTGAAGAAGCTGAGTATTTTCTACGGCGATTTCAAGGCCGTGGAGGACGTCGACATGATGATCGAGCCGCGTTCGGTGACGGCGTTCATCGGGCCCTCGGGCTGTGGCAAGTCCACCGTGCTGCGTTCCCTGGACCGCATGCTCGACGTGACGCCCGGGGCCAAGGTCGAGGGCGAGGTGCTGCTCGACGGCGTCGACCTGTACGGCAAGCACATCGACCCGGTGCGGGTGCGTCGCCAGGTGGGCATGGTGTTCCAGCAGCCCAACCCCTTCCCCACGATGACCATCCGCGGCAATGTGCTCGCCGGGCTGGCGCTCAACAAGCGTCGACTGTCGAAGTCGGAGGCCGACGAGGTGGTGGAGACCTCCCTGCGCGGCTCGAACCTGTGGGAGGAGGTCAAGGACCGCCTCGATCGCCCGGGCTCAAGCCTGTCGGGCGGCCAGCAGCAGCGCCTGTGCATCGCCCGCGCGATTTCCGTGAAGCCCGAGGTGTTGCTGATGGACGAGCCCTGCTCGGCCCTCGACCCGATCTCGACGCTGGCGATCGAGGACCTCATCCAGCAGCTGAAGGAGGACTACACGGTGGTGATCGTCACCCACAACATGCAGCAGGCCGCGCGGGTGAGCGAGCGCACCGGGTTCTTCAACATCGCCGGCACTGGCAAGCCCGGCCACCTCATCGAGTACAACGACACCGAGACGATCTTCTCCAACCCCGACGAGGCCCAGACCGAGGACTACATCACCGGTCGCTTCGGCTGATCACCGGTCGGTTGGGTGGATGCCCAGCTCATCCAGCAGGCCGATGACCCTCTTCCGGATCTCATCGCGGATGGGTCGCACCTCGGCGAGCGACAGCCCGGCCGGATCGTCCAGTGCCCAATTCACGTAGCGCGTGCCCGGATAGTAGGGGCAGCTGTCCCCACATCCCATGGTGACGACCACATCAGATTCCTGTACTGCGTCAGCAGTGAGCACCTTGGGACGAGTCCCCAGCAGGTCGATGCCGATTTCGTCCATGGCGGCCACGACCTGGGAGTTGATCTCGCTGGCCGGCGCAGTTCCTGCGGAACGTACCTCCGCCCGATCACCCGCCAGGCAGCGCGTCAGCGCCGCAGCCATCTGGGAACGGCCGGCGTTGTGTACGCACACAAACATGATGGACGGCACGCGTCGGGCCCCGGTGGCCGACATCAGCAGCAGTCTGTCGCGTCGCAGGTCCCTGGACCAACGGCGCCCAAGCCATCCATGAAGGCGCGCACGGCATCGAGTCCATGCGCAGTCGCGGTGTAGTGGGCCCACTTGCCCCGCATCTCCCGCGAGATGAGGCCCGCCTTGAGCAGCCGGGTCAGGTGATACGACAGCGTTGGCTGCGTGATCCCGAGGTCAGCGGGCATGTGGCATACGCACACCGACGAGCAGCAATTGGCGCTGATGTGATGCATCAGGCGCACCCGCACCGGATCAGACAAGGCCTTGAAGACCTCCGCCACACGGTCGGCCCGTTCCGCAGACAACGCCTCGCTCGTTGAACGAGGAGTCCCGGTTGCCGTGAGTTCAGTCGCCATGGCCGCCAGACTACCCGTCACATTGACAGTTGTCTATATGAGTGCTTGGGTTTCATATCGGAAGGTTTCTATCTATCCGACCGAAGGATGAACCGGATGATCTCCGTATTTGAAGGACCCCTGTGCTGCAACACCGGCGTGTGCGGCACCGACCCTGACCAAGCACTGGTCAACTTCACCGCCGATCTGGACTGGCTGCGTCGCCAGGGCGTCACCGTGCAGCGGGCCAACCTGGCCCAGGACCCGGCAGCCTTCGCCGGTTCCCCGGTGGCCCGCGCCTTCATGCAGGTGGCCGGGGCCGATGGCCTCCCCCTCGTGGTGGTCGATGGCGTGGCCGTCTCGACCAATCGCTATCCCTCGCGGGAGGAGCTGGCGGTCTTCGCGGGACTCGCCAGCGCTGCCGGCTGCTGTTCGGGTGACGCAGCCGGAGCCAATGCCCCGGGGTGCTGCGGCAGCAACAACGATTCGACGGGGCCCAGCACCGAGGGCTCGTCCTGCTGCGGCGGATCTGCCCCGCAGGCGCTCCCCCTGGAGAACACGTCCGGCTCGGCGGTGCAGCTGTGACGCACCTGCTGGAAGAGATGCCCCGCTTCCTGTTCCTCACCGGCAAGGGCGGCGTGGGTAAGACATCAGTGGCGTGTGCCAGCGCGGTGGCGTTGGCATCGGCCGGCCGGAAGGTGCTCCTCGTGTCCACCGATCCGGCGTCCAATGTTGCGCAGGTCTTCGGTCAGGAGATCGGCAACCACATCACTGCCATCTCTGCCCTGCCGGGGCTGGATGCGCTCGAGATCGATCCACAGGCAGCTGCGGAGGAGTATCGAGCGCGCGCCTTGGCGCCCGTGCGGGACTTTCTTAGTGCCAAGGACCTGGCCTCGGCAACCGAACAACTGTCCGGCTCATGCACCACCGAAATCGCCGCATTCAATGAGTTCACTGACCTGCTCACCGCTCACGGCCCCGGCGCAGGCTACGACCATGTCGTCTTCGACACCGCGCCCACCGGCCACACCGTGCGCCTGCTCAAGTTGCCGGGCGAGTGGTCGCAGTTCCTGTCCGACGGTCTGGGCGACCCCTCCTGCCTCGGTCCGATGTCGGGATTGGAGAAGACACGCGACAGCTATGCGGAAGCCCTGGGCGCGCTGGCCGACCCCGGACGGACCCGGCTGGCCCTGGTGGCACGTGCCCAGGAGAGTTCCCTGCACGAGGCATCCCGCACCTTCGACGAGTTGCTCGAGGCGGGGATTGCGGCAACCCACCTGGTGATCAACGGGCTGTTGCCGGGCGCCCACAGCGACGACCCGCTCGCACGATCCATTTCCCACCAGGAATCCGAGGCCATCGGCTCCGCACCCGCGAGGCTACGTGCACTCGTGACTGACACCCTGGAGTTGCGCCACGGCGACATGGTGGGGGTCGAC
The window above is part of the Propionibacterium freudenreichii subsp. freudenreichii genome. Proteins encoded here:
- a CDS encoding ArsR/SmtB family transcription factor; translation: MATELTATGTPRSTSEALSAERADRVAEVFKALSDPVRVRLMHHISANCCSSVCVCHMPADLGITQPTLSYHLTRLLKAGLISREMRGKWAHYTATAHGLDAVRAFMDGLGAVGPGTCDATDCC
- a CDS encoding arsenate reductase ArsC — encoded protein: MSATGARRVPSIMFVCVHNAGRSQMAAALTRCLAGDRAEVRSAGTAPASEINSQVVAAMDEIGIDLLGTRPKVLTADAVQESDVVVTMGCGDSCPYYPGTRYVNWALDDPAGLSLAEVRPIRDEIRKRVIGLLDELGIHPTDR
- the arsD gene encoding arsenite efflux transporter metallochaperone ArsD, translated to MISVFEGPLCCNTGVCGTDPDQALVNFTADLDWLRRQGVTVQRANLAQDPAAFAGSPVARAFMQVAGADGLPLVVVDGVAVSTNRYPSREELAVFAGLASAAGCCSGDAAGANAPGCCGSNNDSTGPSTEGSSCCGGSAPQALPLENTSGSAVQL
- the pstB gene encoding phosphate ABC transporter ATP-binding protein PstB yields the protein MAKRIELKKLSIFYGDFKAVEDVDMMIEPRSVTAFIGPSGCGKSTVLRSLDRMLDVTPGAKVEGEVLLDGVDLYGKHIDPVRVRRQVGMVFQQPNPFPTMTIRGNVLAGLALNKRRLSKSEADEVVETSLRGSNLWEEVKDRLDRPGSSLSGGQQQRLCIARAISVKPEVLLMDEPCSALDPISTLAIEDLIQQLKEDYTVVIVTHNMQQAARVSERTGFFNIAGTGKPGHLIEYNDTETIFSNPDEAQTEDYITGRFG
- the pstA gene encoding phosphate ABC transporter permease PstA, with translation MSTDELIESDPTHDGTGDASARRLGARRASSQRESDAVQFSDSLTAGHLPPFTAIGLLVVCVVGVFLVSQLAHSFSVLSWVVISVVAYLVLHYVVSRSVEGRRRAFDRFARDLVTLAFLLALVPLVSLIWETVSQGAARFDWQFFTKSMYGVIGGDGGAGHAVQGTLIVTAIATLISVPIGLLTAVYLVEYGRGKLANAITLLVDVMTGIPSIVAGLFAYALFVLVVGVANATMGITGAVALCVLMIPYIVRSSEEMLQLVPRSLREASYALGVPKWRTILKVVIPTALSGIVSGIVLGIARVIGETAPLLITAGFVDWKNPDPVNGAMATLPVFVYKQYMTPGVPQAPYYARAWTGALTLILIVMVLNLLGRLIAARFAPHTSRK